A genomic window from Salvia hispanica cultivar TCC Black 2014 chromosome 5, UniMelb_Shisp_WGS_1.0, whole genome shotgun sequence includes:
- the LOC125186785 gene encoding probable polygalacturonase At1g80170, translating into MNPITTFNLIIALTLLQSLSATSRLSILQRRGDDLSVSVADYGATGRGRRYDTVAIQSAIDDCASSAARHLRTCQVNFPPGNYLTATLYLKSGVVLDVSTNATVLGGTRLQDYPEKQEKWYVVLAENASDVGITGGGEINGQGLEFVTRFDERKNVMVSWNRTGACSGDECRPRLVGFIDCKNVRIWNVSFNQPAYWCLHIVRCQNTSIHDTSIYGDFNTPNNDGIDIEDSNNTLITRCTIDTGDDAICPKTYNSPLHNLTATNSWIRTKSSAIKLGSASWYAFRGLLFDNITIFESHRGLALQIRDGGNVSDITFSNINISTRYYDELWWGRAEPIYITTCPRDSSSTAGSISNLRFINITATSENGVFLSGSEGGVLSNIKMHNVSLSYKRWTNYTGGLVDYRPGCQGLVNRSTAGLMMEHIDGLDLEDVRMRWAEEKNNKQWNNPLDFLPSTVNNVSLLNFNTGLWQK; encoded by the exons ATGAATCCAATCACCACTTTTAATCTTATCATAGCTCTCACTCTCCTCCAATCACTATCCGCCACGTCACGCCTCTCCATCCTCCAACGCCGCGGCGACGACCTCTCTGTCTCCGTCGCTGACTATGGCGCCACAGGCCGGGGGCGCCGCTACGACACCGTTGCGATCCAATCCGCCATCGACGACTgcgcctcctccgccgcccGCCATCTCCGCACCTGCCAGGTCAACTTCCCGCCGGGAAATTACCTGACGGCGACGCTCTACCTGAAATCCGGCGTCGTGCTGGACGTATCTACGAACGCCACCGTCCTCGGCGGCACCAGGCTGCAGGACTACCCTGAGAAGCAGGAGAAGTGGTACGTGGTGCTGGCGGAGAATGCGTCGGACGTGGGGATCACTGGCGGCGGGGAGATCAACGGCCAGGGTTTGGAGTTCGTGACGAGATTCGATGAGAGGAAGAATGTGATGGTGAGCTGGAATCGCACTGGCGCGTGCTCAGGCGATGAGTGCCGCCCGCGATTGGTAGGGTTTATTGATTGCAAAAATGTCAGGATCTGGAATGTCAGCTTCAATCAGCCTGCTTATTGGTG CCTGCATATTGTTCGATGTCAGAACACATCAATCCACGACACTTCCATCTACGGGGACTTCAACACGCCTAACAACGATGGCATAGACATTGAGGACTCGAACAATACATTGATAACACGATGCACCATAGACACAGGAGATGATGCTATATGTCCCAAGACATATAATAGCCCTCTCCACAATCTCACTGCAACCAACAGCTGGATTAGAACCAAGTCCTCAGCCATCAAACTCGGAAGTGCCAGTTGGTATGCTTTCAGAGGTTTGTTGTTCGACAACATAACCATTTTCGAATCCCACAGAGGGCTCGCTCTACAGATACGAGATGGAG GAAATGTTAGCGACATTACATTTTCGAACATCAATATCAGCACAAGGTACTACGATGAACTATGGTGGGGAAGAGCAGAACCTATTTACATCACAACTTGCCCGAGAGACAGCAGCTCGACAGCTGGCTCCATTTCCAACCTGCGGTTCATAAACATCACTGCAACTTCTGAAAACGGAGTGTTCTTGTCGGGATCAGAAGGTGGAGTCCTGAGCAACATAAAGATGCATAACGTGAGCCTAAGTTACAAGCGGTGGACAAACTACACGGGTGGGCTTGTGGACTACAGACCAGGGTGCCAAGGGCTGGTGAATCGCAGTACGGCAGGGTTGATGATGGAACACATTGATGGGTTGGATCTTGAAGATGTGAGGATGAGGTGGGCTGAGGAGAAGAACAACAAACAGTGGAATAATCCACTCGATTTTCTTCCATCAACTGTGAATAATGTTTCATTGCTCAATTTCAATACTGGGTTGTGGCAAAAATGA